Genomic window (Pieris rapae chromosome 12, ilPieRapa1.1, whole genome shotgun sequence):
CCATATCTTCGTAGTAAGGCAAATCTTAGAAAAAAGCAAAGAATATAATCTCCCAATCTACCTATGCTTTGTTGATTATTCTAAGGCGTTTGACTCTCTGGAACATGAAAAAATATGGCAAGCCTTGCAAAGTCAGgggataaacaataaatatataaaaataatcaggaatatatataaaaatggaaaaactagaataaaaatggataaattAGGAgggattataaatattgaacgggGAGTGCGACAGGGAGACCCTCTATCACCTAAACTGTTTTCGGCTGTTCTGGaggaaattttcaaaaaactaagTTGGGATAAGTACGGACTAATGATAAACGGCGAAAGATTGAACCACTTAAGGTTTGCAGACGACCTAATTCTATTTGCCTCAACACGCGATGAACTGGAGAAGATGGTCTCAGACCTTGACACAGAAAGTAGGTTTGTCGGTCTGAAAATGAATACCGAGAAAACCAAAGTAATGACGAATTCCAGAAAGGAAAAAGTActgttaaataacaatattatagaatacgtAGATGAGTACTTGTACCTCGGGCAGACAATATCTATGACCGAttcaacaacaaaagaaatcgACACAAGAATAGCAAAAGCATGGAAGAGCTTTTGGGCGCTTAAAGAAGtcatgaaaaataagaaaacaagcatggtaattaaaagaaaggtCTTCAATACTTGTGTACTACCTGTACTAACATATGGATCACAAACTTGGGCGCCTACTAAAGCGCAGTATACAAAGCTACAGGTGTGTCAAAGAGCGATGGAACGATGTATGATAGGGAAAAcaagaagagacaaaataaagaatacagtattaaggaaaataactaaGGTAACAGATGTTACAACAACGATCAAGAagctaaagtggaaatgggtgggacacatcgcaagaggtacagaaaagtggagcaaaaaactgcttaactggtgcccaaggtacagcaagcgcaaaagagggagacaactgagaaggtggattgaccacattaaagaaacggcaggtggtacatggcagagagtggcacagtgtagagaggaatggcgggatttggaggaggcctttgccaaaaaagggcacacagatgcacctgaattagattaaaatgaaaatttgtttaaatttataaaatatgtaatgtagattatctgaataaaggctattattattattattattatatatacatttacacTGCAATAAACATAGATAACCACCACGGTGGTTTAGATAACCATGACTTTAATTTTTCTCTGGGCGGCAAAAACCCTGAATCTCTTTTTGGTTCCGGCATCTTTGAATATTCCATTAATGTGAGACAATCTACTTTTGATCTAAGTCGATGATCTCTTGTTACAATTTCGACTTCACATTCCATGTTGTTGAGTTTTGGTGGCGGACCTTTAATAGTTAAAGGATCCTTTAACTGTGTTGTTGTCGTTGTTGTGCATGTTGAATTTGTAAACTCATTTTTGATATTTGGTAGTGCTGTAgttgaaacatttaaattgtttattgttttatttgtcgATGGATTAATTGTTGATGCACTTGAGGCATATGATTCGGTGGAAGCTATTGTATTGTGCGTCACATTACTTGTTGGTGTAGTGGAATTCCCAACGGCAGTTGAAGGATGCGTTTCCATTGAAGGGATGGTTGTTTCAGTATTTTTGAGTTCAGTTGTGCTAATTGAAGTACTATTCTCCTTCAAAGGAATTGTTTCTGTCGAAGTTGTGATATTCTGGGAAAGTAAACTGGGTGTTGTAATATTTGTAGCTGCAACAGTTGACGTAAGCGTTTCTGTTGCATTAACTTTACTTAAACTTGAATTTACAGGAATAACCGACAAAGGAGTAGCTTCAGTAGTTGAAGTGGATACGGATGTTAAGTTAGCTTCTGtcgaaattttatttgatactgTAATATTGTGGCATACTGTTTTCTCTATACGAACTGTTTCTTGAGGCACTTTTTTACTTCCTTCAGTAAACGTTGATACAATCTCACAAGGTATTTTTAGTTCTTCTATTTTACCGCTTTCTTTTACTCTTAAAAGACAATGAGCCTCTTCGTTGCTTTTAACAGAGGGGCGATAAGATGAACTAGTTCCGGAGTCATATCTTCTCCTATAGTAgtcgtcataataataatgatcatGGTAATGTGTATGAGAGCGTCCTAAATTATACAGTGTTAATCCAGTTAACAGGTCATTATAACGACTTCCAGAATCTCTATACTGGGTGATATAAATATGTTGAGGAGAAGTATAGTAAGTTGGCACATAAGCATGACTTCCGTAAGAACCACTACTATATGACGGTCCTATATGTGTAGGTTTATATCCAGAATGAGAATTAGATATGGTACTTGGATGGGTTTGTGGAGGTTTGTTATAGTGTGTATTTGGATATTGTGGACCTGTAGGATGATAACCTGTATTAGATGTTGACACACCGGTTGATACAGGGCGGTTATTCGAACCAGAGAGTCCTGTGGAAATAGGATATCTACCTCCTCCTGACCCAGAGAGTCCAGTAGAGGCTGGGTATTTACTACTTGCTCCCGATCCAGATAGACCGTTCGATGCCGGATATTTACTTCCACTTCCTAAACCAGATAGACCGTTTGATCCTGGATATTTACTTCCACTTCCTGAACCAGATAGACCGTTTGATGCTGGATATTTACTTCCACTTCCTAAACCAGATAGACCGTTTGATCCTGGATATTTACTTCCACTTCCTGAACCAGATAGACCGGTGGACCATGGATAACTTCCTCCAGAATGGCTATTGGAGCTGGAACCAGAGAGGCTACCTGACCATGGGTAGGAGGAGCCTGTATTTcctaaaacagttttattcaaTCAACATATAAgtgataacaatataattatatatatatctgttttttataaaaaaatcagtttcaACATAGTGCCACAAATTATAAcactatatatactaataataacaatgaaccgtatctttatttaatatgtgatattttataaaattatagtgacctaaacattttagtttaaaataaaatcttgtaaattatacaaaatataaagttatgtgacccaataaaacaaatacggATGTGTATTTTCAAAACAAGCTAAATtcaactaatttttaaatatcaccaGACCTTATCAGATATTTGCTTCCGAAGCCTAGTACTTAAAccaatgtatatatttgtattattttaaatgtgtccAAAATTGTATGAAGACCTGTTTTATGTATAGACAAGTTCCAAGTCACCTGACAATTTGTTCCTATATCTTTAGCTTTTatcttgtattatatatagttaatagATGACACAAAAAGTATagcatattacatttttatccaTTGTTACTATATTTGTTAGTTCCTGATAAACGACTTTATACTCCAAATTGAGGGGAAAATGAGagcgattttaaaaatgtgttgTACCTCTGCCTGACAATGATGGGTAGCTGAGTCCACTAGATCCAGAGCCTGATAATCCGGTTGATGATGGATAGCCATGTGAACTGGATCCATATCTCGAGTGGCTCGAAGATGAGGAGCCTGAGCTTGGTTTACTAGAACCCCATCCCCAAGACGATCTCCCAGAACTACCCTTTCCCCATGATCTTCCAGAACTGGAGCTTCTAGAGCCACCACTGCGTCCAAACTTTCCACTTACAGAATTCAAAGCAACATATAGTATTAATAGGCACAACAAATACTTGTTGACCATTATAACACGCACTCTCTCGAGTGATAAAACTACGACTGGTTCGTTTAAAATGCGTACGTATTATGACGCTGTTACAAACCGCAGGTCAAAGAGGAGATGATAACACAATTCCAAGTAAACATTGCTTAGGGAAAATGATCATTTAACGGTAATAACATGACAAACAACATAGCTGTTAATTATATCTCATTAATGTTACAATTTATTCGGTAAAAGAATTCGCTTTATGGTCACATACGTCACGAATCACGTCAGTATCAACtatttgctttaaatatttatgtatatcgttttaaaataattatgaaatacttACTAAGCTAAACAACTTTTTATTGCATAACTTACCatagctatttaatatttataaaaatcatttaaaagaaCAAAACAATTGAGTAAGGCCTAACCTATGACcgttgattattatatataaagagatccccggctgtgcaccaatgtgctttctgtctatgtgcgcatttaacatttgctcgaacagtgaaggaaaacatcgtgagaaaaccgaaatgtcttagacccaaaaagtcaacgacgTGGAGCActggaagctgatcacctacttgcttattagatttaaaaatgatcatgaaacagattcagaaatctgaggccaagccTAAAGGAGGTTgtggcgccactgattttttttattggatggttgtataattgtttaattcttCAATTTACCTgcactttttcttttattaatctGTAActtgtacaaataataatctacCGATATCATTCTTAAAAGTCAACTATaaggaattatttaatttacaattaaaacatcaaAGAATATTTAAGTCACGTCAACTGTACGCAGATTACACGGCGCTAATTAAGGTGAGGCTAATTACCGGTCCTTGATATCAATATCTCAACAGAATATTATATCGGACTTAGAAGATATCTGATTCAAAGCTTATTAAGAACGCTTTGATCTTGGATACCTTACAAACGGGCTACGAACTGCTGGTAGAGCAAGATTCCAGGGATTCCATAcggtatttttataagtattataataatgttctCTTAGTACAGGCCTTTGACGTAATCCCTTCCTCACAGTAGATAACTTCCTATAGATAACAAGTTTTACATACCTAGCTGCAAACCGGgatatatgattttaaaacaatatgtatatattcttcattgccaaaacaaaaagtaagtaggttacataagttatcaggcaacgggcggccttttcgctaacaagcgatttctttgagacaataaaaaataacacataatatagagggtaaagtacaagaagtgcataattaattaacaaacagatactaaaaataattggttttaacaggtcaattataatatattttaaaattgaaacaatGGGACtcaattatatgaatattttgcaTTGGATATATTTTTCGTATAACGAAGATTAAttcaaagttataaataataaaaaagtgtttattcattttcagtaggtacattttcattcctaGGTGTAAGAGTTGGAaaaccttttaagtaaaaaatacctgtgtcagggttcccagctcttccatacacaaatttaatttttaattccttaaaataattacattatttaaccttattttatttatcatttttcaaCCGCTATCAACATGCCTGCGTGTgtatgagtaagtgtgtgggtgcaAATGTGTGATTAAGTGAATGAGTAAGGtgtgtatttacatattaggtCTCAGAAACAGCTCTAACACTGCATAAGGCGTGTTCATAAGCCAGTCCTTtagtcttttatttaatttgaggTATTCAAGAAACTCAAAAAGGTCGTctattatgataaaattaagaatttaatacaGCCAGCATTTAGGGTACCAAAGggcatataaaaaatttaaatcatttaagcTAACTTATCGCACTCcttatttcattttcttttgtctATTTCTGTCAAAGCGTGTTTACATAAGAAAAGGCAGATGAGGATTTTAGACAAAACTGcgtttagataaatttttatgtacaccTTATGATACACCTTAAACAGTGTCTGTGAACActaattttatgaaactttAATCATCACAGTCATGATAACGAATAGCAAGCATATTCGCTAAAAAGCTTAAAATCTATGCGGTGTAATATTATGCGGTGTAAATATCTATTTCCTAcacacatattaataataccttGACCAATAAAGTTGTAATAATCATGAAAATTGGACAATTAGAATATGTGAagacatttaaaaagtttggtccctgtggcagtattattttaatgcgtttcttcgctgtattgcgattcTTATCCAAGCGAGGAAAGAACCAGCTCTGGGGCGTcggtactatatttttttttttaatttttttttttcactacatttttcttgttcttctatcttaacagtaattactaatacgatagaattccaaataacacccacaccaactattctagataaaaacattaaaaaattaaacttatattcctaaatataTCTATCCATAACTAACTATATAGCTGGTTCTATCTACCCTCTACTTTACTCCAAAATGAACGAagacctcagggatgaaagACGCATTGCTGGTCGGACTGTCATTGATTTCTGTAAATATGTCTTTCCTCCgttataatcttaaaataatacaaaacccATCTCTCATGCGCAAAGAAGTCATTCTATCGTTTCACAAATTTCCACGCATGACTTCACTAAAGAGTGAAATTCTATTAACTTCCGTTTACAGTGAACAGAAAAATAACGGGTACCATCAAAAGGCGAACGAAATTAAGTGTCAAAAGCAGTACATAAATCTTATCAGGGCGCAGTCGGGTCGTGATTTTAAACAATCAAGTGGTTAGCGACAAGAAATCGTTTAATATGTTtcttgtattgttttattttaactatcaggatgatattttttatttatcaagttCTATAGTTCccaattcaaatttcgaatcccaattatttgcgtgttgttcccacgagttTGTAAGtccgtgctcctatttcaccatgccacCTACTGATAGaggaaaaatctttgtttttaatttattttattattcttgattactcaagatgtcttatggaatatggtgtaatggttgcagcttcttacaaacgttgtgtaaaagaaaaaaacttggcgatgaaaaagagtggcggagagtttaatgccagttcttctcttccgttctacgccattgatttaagaactggcagtaaatgtaaatttacaatcattttaatttttttgagctttaaaagtgtacttgtttacctatatgaataaagatattttgattgattgattgattgaacatcagatgagccagtttaaaaacaaaaactctaAAAATCACATTCcatgaaatttatttcacaCGCCGCGacataactatattttattcacgccttcaaataatatatccctgaaatacaaagaaaataatgcactgataaaaatattgaaaaactcGTTACATCCCCTAAGGTTTTACATAAAAggttaacaaaataatgtttttgcgGTACGAAACTTTTTGAATTAGCTGACGTAGGTTAGGTTTAGTCCCGGGGGTTCCGATAACTCAATGAAGCCTACCTTTATAATCCCAACACGGCTACCATTTTACTATCGAAAACCGTAATGAGAGCTAACCAAATTCgatttgacatttttattatcatttcctTGATTGGGTCGGTCGTCCGCGGATTCGGTTCGGGTGACTGTTGTTTCTGGTGTAATAAAGTTTAGCGCTTTAGGAAATCTCAGAGTGCTTTACCTTGTCAAACGCTTTCTCTGTTATCCAAAGAGTAACATCTGTTTGCAAATCTCTAAATTTTTCTACTAATACTTTTAGGAAAACATGAGCCTCACGAGTTCCTACGGCAGAAAATCAATCTGATTAACTCCCAACTGTTCATCATACTAACTCAGCTGTATGTGAGAATGCTAGTTTTTAGCGTTCTATACTTGAAGTAGTGTTCTTTAAGTTTTACTAtcaaaacacaatttgacgCAATGTTGCAGGAACTATCTCGTTGGATACAACCGCTTTTGCAACCTTACCATGATGGACAAATTACTACTAATAaagttacattataattttcactatggcaaaaattaaaaaaaaagtatatttacaaattattactacataattattacatgaatacataaactaaatttttttacggagCAGGCATATGATGATGGTGTTTATTCCTATctttaacttataataaaatttccttAAATTGGTTGCTTATTCTATAatcatattcaataaaaaatcaactaccattattatgattaatggTAGTTGATTTTGGTAGGCGAttagcagtttttttttaaacatattatttgtaacctttacctaaataataataattaaaatagataaaaactaTTCGCTAAACTACGcagatatatatttgtaattaaatccTGTTATACTAGTAAACAAGttctctaaataaaaatttcaaacaaaataatctttaatctAACATTTTCAATATTGAAGTAGTAATCTGCTATTCTCATTCTCCCCTAGTATACTCAAGATAATCAAACTTCCAcgaacacaaaaataatatatcttacaAGGAAAAGGGGTAATGATGAATCGTTCCATCGCATTAGTCTTACGTATACATGTCAATAGTATTGATTAATGTGTCATTCGATACAAAAATAGGCTTTTGTGGGTATTCATTTGTTTGCTTTTTATCCTTTGACGCCACCAACAAAGCCAGACAAACATTGgtgtctaaatttaaaatgttgtctgtttcaaattgaattgtttattattgtaaaaagttaaattaggtGTACCtaatgcaattattattttttcattagatgtttctaatgaaaataaaacagagTTCCGTGGATGTAGtcgttcgatttttaaaaaataatttattattaccaaaGTGAAAAGTCAACAATATAAAATcagtacaaataataatatttaaaaaatatgctttCAGGAATATATCAGAGATATACCATCTGACTTTTGTTACATACAGTAACgattaattctttatattacCTTGTTTGGTTACATAATATCATTAAAgctgaaaaatgtatatgtaattactATAACTTTATTCGTTCAGTAAAATTACAACCCCTTGAGTAaccgatattatttttttaggacTATTTTATAAcctaatatatctttaatataatattttaaaatgtattataaaataaatacattcgaaaaattaaaacagttaCAAGTGGAGTCTTTTATTAATCGAAATAAGTTTGTTGAATGTATTCGACAAGGAGAACGCTACAATAAGTTCTATTTACTGTGGTTAAAGTGTTTTGTAGacggaaattaaaaatggattTCCGAGTTTTTATTCCGCAGCGCGCATTAAGGGAATTGGTTCTCAGGTTTGCCTTGGAAAATAATCTAGACAAGATTCTAGGCTAAAAGATCACGGTGACgagaaaatgtaatttatataatggtttgttttgttttagattttaatgctttttaatatatctatatatatttctaaaaacattttcatttgtttgatattttaaaacactaaTAGTTATTCGATATTATACTACATTTGTCGATAGTAGTATTTAATTAGATTCTGACGACGTTTTCAATTAGAAATAGATAAGATTGCAACACTTGATGAGGCATTTTTACTTCACTCAATACTgactttatgtaaaaaaatagcgCGACATTTGCAAGcttatcaaacaaaaatacacaatacttatcaaaactaataatacTGAGGCGTGACAGCTGTATATGGGAATTGACTTCATGAGTCATATATGCATCtgtatattagaatttttaatgaaGACAAGTAGATATTACGATCAATACAATCGCATGAAGAAGAATGGAGGCGGCAGGTTAATATTCAGGGACGGCTGTCTCGATACAtacgaaaaaaattacaataaataaaaagtaggtACACGTGCCCGACACATGTCGATTTTCATTGATGTTTAATTACGAGTAAATGTTATTTGCTTAAGAAAAGTCGTTGCACAACCGGGATCGTAACGCACTGCCACAGTGGGAGATGTACTTTAAAGCagcctattatatattatattttataattattattcggcgaaatgaaaacaaaagaattgtGAAGTGTGCTACTtaggttttttatacataaaacaaacaaaacatcgCCTTTTTGGTAACATTATCGCCATTAATATCGGTTGTTCGATTTCATTCGTGGTAAGTGGGTGTTACGAACCGTTTTTacctttattgttttatgattGATAGCTGCCCTGACAGAAACAAATTGTTCTGAAACCAGAGCAAATATTCGGCATTTGCTGATCGAATTGCTATCGGTTTTTATTGGTTGGtgacgtaaaaatattaatgcaaATTGAATGCTATATGCAAATATGATTGCTATTTTGATTTACAAGCTATATAGAAATATCCGGAGATACTAAGTCCCTGTTACTAAACAGTAGTATGTTCTATTTTCTTTGAGGAAAATAGAACATACTACTGTATAGTAAcagaatataaattgtatatagaaatatatcgGCCCAAGTGTGTAGAGGGTTTTCTTTTGCTTtcatctattttaaaaaattcctGAATGAAAGCTggtaactaattaatattttttaggacGGCTTAggctgaaataattaaaaatcttattttgataaaattcaaacaattttaattattttaaaagctgtAGGTTTTAAATGGGAGATCAAATCAGTTTAAAtcgaaacattttttctatatgaTCATAGTTttccattattataaaaaattaaaagaatcaTTCTATCTACAAACATTGattctatcatttattattcttagtcttaatcactacatattataaaacaaagtcgctttctctgtccctatgtccctttgtatgcttaaatctttgaaactacgtaacggattttgatgcggttttttttaatagatagagtgatagtagatatgtataataacatccattaaatagtggagaagtactgttatttttgaggtttcaaatgtgatgtcgtaaataattacactttttccgcttacattgcaaacgcaggctgaaccctacgagttttatcaaaataatgcactaagtattgtacacattgaaaaggtctacaaaAAGTCCGtcatggtatatgtctatctcttatggataacccacatttttatatacaacgttcacagattttctgttgtgtatttagtatcagcattgcacccgtgagaagccggggcgggtcgctagtatataataattgatgaaaatatatcCTGTACAGCCGTGAAATGTCATAATagtaacaacaaataatataactctGTAATATCTCAATAGCTTTAGAAGACATATAAATCTCGTAATTGGTATGACTTGCGCAATccttataattaagaaaagaaatattgacTTGGATTACTCCTTGTAGTTATGAGCTCCTAGtatttatagttttgtatTGATATTCAAGAATACTTACTTAGAAAGTTGGTATTAAAATGcgtataagaaaataataagaaaacaataaatatatttatatatttatcattttgttctattaacaatgtatttttattaaaaaaattaagtactcCAATACATATTCCGATAATAATTGACGAATATATTCCTATCAAATATTACACGTGGCTACCGGCGTATTGGCATAAATTAGCTATAAAtataacgcactcgcgagccctctagcatcgagagtgtccatgggcggcggtattacttaaatccaggcgagcctcctgcccgcttgccccctgttctataaaaaaaaatgatgtcGATGTTTTGTTGTTTGTGTACAATAAGAaagtaattaagaaatttaattaacagttgattattcatttattaatctaatcaCTTCCCCGTAAACTTAGATCCTTCAAACTATACATTTGGTTTAAATGAAAGAGAGATAATAATGTTAACAAGGTGCAATTACAATATCGGTTCGCATAAACACTGCCTTTCACCTAACAGATATTCAatctcaaactcaaaaatatctttattcatataggcaaacatgtattatgaacgtcaaaaaaaaactaattaaattaattgtaaatttacattcacaaccagttcgcaagtcaagggcgtagagcgggtaagaagaactggcaagaaactttccgtcACTCTTTTCAGtcaccaagtttttaatacaaattggtTTTGAAATGGAGCAAATCAATTCAAAAGCCTATCAGAATTAAGTGATACATGAGTGTGAGATAGatgttcaataatttaatatactgaTTGCTAAGTTAATTTCCTCCGTATCACGCAGGTTCGAATATTACATTCAATTTCGAGTTAGCTCGAAAGCCTTCTACGGCGGATATTGGATGGAATACGGAAGAAAAGTTGTATATGACTTCACGATAAATACAaagttcaaatttaaattttgaactgATTTGATCTATTCAGACTATTttgagataaaatatattaataaatataatatattagaataaaCAGCTTAgatttgtacatttttttcttgataTCCTAATACCTAGAGTAtcattaagaataataataatttatttattgcaagaatatggtacaaaatgttaaggtggtacaatcggAAATCGTTCgaatattctgccacacacagtggcgcgcaaatttatattgattggAACCCTTTCATGGGTAAAGGcctctttcaaatatttttgtgctTCGCCTAAAAAGTGTTCATCTATAactagtttaaaatatgactattaatgtagaaaaataaacgtattatttaatatttttgtggtCATAGACCAGACAGtgataagtacatttttgttgtttcatattttaatagtgccTTCAAGATTTCTTAGTAAGATAATTGCTATTGCATATATGATATTCTGACCTATGGATACAGATTTAaaggtaataaattttatagtaaagAAGAAATAGCCACGTATCACAGATTACATGAGAAAACTTCAACCATCTAGATCCAGGCATTATGCTTgaaacatagtaaaaatatatcataatttaaataaatccctATTTCCCATGGTATCACGCGACGGCATAACGCgtgaacggctggaccgatttcgaattctttttttgttgtgtttgtAATGATCAGGAGGTTTTTAgtgaaattaaagaaaattgtgcggaaattataaaatttaaaaatacttaaacgcCATACAATTCAAACTTTTTGATGTAAGTAACCTTATGGCGTTTGGCATAACATTGTCAGAATGCTGCTGGTGAATTGTCAGAGGATGTAcgaaaattaatttgctaaaataaatataaagtaataataaaaaaaatacatctaaaaaggttaaatatgtaatagacTATACTTATGCCATAACAcactttttcaaaaaataggtagaaaatatctttatatatatacaattctgCTGaacgtgtgtatgtcacttCTCTCAAACGGCTGCatcgatttgtttttttttgcgtTTGGGAGGCGTCCTGGATGGTTAAGAATCACGCCGGCAGGTGGCACTGCAGACGGTTCTCTcaaactttgtttaaaataaattaaaaaaatatatactaatcgCTTGAATTATCAGGACAACCTCTGTTGGGTCCGCTAGTGTTTTGataa
Coding sequences:
- the LOC110995211 gene encoding secreted protein C isoform X1, yielding MVNKYLLCLLILYVALNSVSGKFGRSGGSRSSSSGRSWGKGSSGRSSWGWGSSKPSSGSSSSSHSRYGSSSHGYPSSTGLSGSGSSGLSYPSLSGRGNTGSSYPWSGSLSGSSSNSHSGGSYPWSTGLSGSGSGSKYPGSNGLSGLGSGSKYPASNGLSGSGSGSKYPGSNGLSGLGSGSKYPASNGLSGSGASSKYPASTGLSGSGGGRYPISTGLSGSNNRPVSTGVSTSNTGYHPTGPQYPNTHYNKPPQTHPSTISNSHSGYKPTHIGPSYSSGSYGSHAYVPTYYTSPQHIYITQYRDSGSRYNDLLTGLTLYNLGRSHTHYHDHYYYDDYYRRRYDSGTSSSYRPSVKSNEEAHCLLRVKESGKIEELKIPCEIVSTFTEGSKKVPQETVRIEKTVCHNITVSNKISTEANLTSVSTSTTEATPLSVIPVNSSLSKVNATETLTSTVAATNITTPSLLSQNITTSTETIPLKENSTSISTTELKNTETTIPSMETHPSTAVGNSTTPTSNVTHNTIASTESYASSASTINPSTNKTINNLNVSTTALPNIKNEFTNSTCTTTTTTQLKDPLTIKGPPPKLNNMECEVEIVTRDHRLRSKVDCLTLMEYSKMPEPKRDSGFLPPREKLKSWLSKPPWWLSMFIAV
- the LOC110995211 gene encoding flocculation protein FLO11 isoform X2, whose amino-acid sequence is MVNKYLLCLLILYVALNSVSGKFGRSGGSRSSSSGRSWGKGSSGRSSWGWGSSKPSSGSSSSSHSRYGSSSHGYPSSTGLSGSGSSGLSYPSLSGRGNTGSSYPWSGSLSGSSSNSHSGGSYPWSTGLSGSGSGSKYPGSNGLSGLGSGSKYPASNGLSGSGASSKYPASTGLSGSGGGRYPISTGLSGSNNRPVSTGVSTSNTGYHPTGPQYPNTHYNKPPQTHPSTISNSHSGYKPTHIGPSYSSGSYGSHAYVPTYYTSPQHIYITQYRDSGSRYNDLLTGLTLYNLGRSHTHYHDHYYYDDYYRRRYDSGTSSSYRPSVKSNEEAHCLLRVKESGKIEELKIPCEIVSTFTEGSKKVPQETVRIEKTVCHNITVSNKISTEANLTSVSTSTTEATPLSVIPVNSSLSKVNATETLTSTVAATNITTPSLLSQNITTSTETIPLKENSTSISTTELKNTETTIPSMETHPSTAVGNSTTPTSNVTHNTIASTESYASSASTINPSTNKTINNLNVSTTALPNIKNEFTNSTCTTTTTTQLKDPLTIKGPPPKLNNMECEVEIVTRDHRLRSKVDCLTLMEYSKMPEPKRDSGFLPPREKLKSWLSKPPWWLSMFIAV